CACACCCACCGAAAATCAAGGTGTAGTGGATACCAGTTCGGTAAAAATAGTTTTGCCTCAGCCAGCTACTCCAGTTGTTGTAGAACAAAATTGGTTGATAGACCCCAATATCGTTAAGCCAAGATTAGAGGCACTTCAGAAAGAAATTCCATTGACATACAATGCCGTAACACATCAATTTGTAGAATACTTTGCATTTCGTAAGCCATCTTTTACCAAAACGATGCTTGAACGCAAAGATGTGTATTTTCCTTTGTATGAAAAATATTTAAAGAAATATGGCTTACCCGACGAACTGAAATATTTGTCACTTATTGAGTCGGGCTTAAATCCCCGAGCAATGTCTCGTGTAGGGGCAGGTGGTTTGTGGCAGTTTATGCCCAAAACAGCCAAAATAGATTTTGGTTTACGCATTGATGAATATGTCGACGAACGTTTTGATCCCGAAAGGGCTACCGAATCGGCTTGCCGTTATATGCGTCAGTTATATAATATTTTTGGAGATTGGCATTTGGTGTTGGCTGCTTATAACACAGGACCGGGCAATGTACGTCGGGCTATTCGCCGTTGTAATGGGGGGCAAACCTTTTGGGATATTTATAACTGCTTACCTCGCGAAACACGTGGTTATGTACCTCAGTACATCGGTATTTTGTATATGATGCACCATGCCGAATCGCATGATATTGTAGCAGAAAACTATGAGCAAAGAATTGAACACGATACTATCCAAGTGAATAACTACTTAGATTTAGACAAGCTGGCATCGTTGAGTAATATTAGTTTAGAGAATATCCAAAAACTCAATCCTCATGTATTAACTCATATATTACCAGGGTTTACACGCAATTTTGCTTTGCGACTTCCCAAAGAGGAATTGGCGTATTTTCGAGCTAATCGTGCCATGATTATGGATTCGGCATCAAAATTGCCAACAGGTATTGTAGGAAGTTTACAACAAGATGTACTGGCCGAAACCAAAACGTCAACCTCCGAAGATTCAACACCTAATACCAAAACTATTGTGTTGGCATCTAACCGTACCAAACAAGAGTTGGTCGAAGATGATGTAGAGGATGTGGTTATCAACAAAAAACCCAAAAAGAGTAGCTATAAAGTTAAGAAAGGAGATAATCTCTTTAATATTGCCGATAAGTTTAATGTAGAAGTGTACGACCTAAAGGTTTGGAACAAGCTCAAAAAATCGAATATTCAAGTAGGACAAACGTTGGTGATCTTCAAAGAAGTAGCCGTAACAAGCTCTGAAAAATACGCCAAGTCAAATCGTACTGAAAAAGAAGCAGTTCATAGTGGTAAAGTAAAATTCCATAAAGTAGAACAAGGTGATACCCTCTGGAATATTTCTCAACGATACGGTGGTATTTCGGTAGAAAAGCTTAAAAAAATGAATGGTATAAAAGGAAATGTTGTAAAAGCTGGTATGAAAATCAGGGTTTCGTAATTATCTTTTTCCTATTTGTTGATTTCGTATAAAAGTCCGCATCTATGCCGTTTGGCTTATGCGGACTTTTTATGTATTTTTGAAATTATCATTTCTCAAAACATAAAAAAGAGTATCTTTCTTGAAAAGTAAACGTTATAAGAAATAGCATAGAGCAACGATAGTGTTTACGTTTGCCAATGATTAAACACATATAAATTTTAGCAGTAATTATGATTGCCTATATCGATGGTAAATTGACTTATAAAGACCCCGCATACGTTGTAATAGATGTAAATGGGGTTGGATACGAATTAAAAATTTCTCTTCAAACCTACGCCGCACTCCAAGATGGAGTAGAACGATGTAAACTATTTACCTATCTGAATATCCGTGAAGATGCCCATATTTTGTATGGCTTTAAAGAACCTGACGAAAAATCCC
The DNA window shown above is from Flectobacillus major DSM 103 and carries:
- a CDS encoding lytic transglycosylase domain-containing protein; protein product: MTLTTFRSILAGSLLLVSAATNAQISAAPTPTENQGVVDTSSVKIVLPQPATPVVVEQNWLIDPNIVKPRLEALQKEIPLTYNAVTHQFVEYFAFRKPSFTKTMLERKDVYFPLYEKYLKKYGLPDELKYLSLIESGLNPRAMSRVGAGGLWQFMPKTAKIDFGLRIDEYVDERFDPERATESACRYMRQLYNIFGDWHLVLAAYNTGPGNVRRAIRRCNGGQTFWDIYNCLPRETRGYVPQYIGILYMMHHAESHDIVAENYEQRIEHDTIQVNNYLDLDKLASLSNISLENIQKLNPHVLTHILPGFTRNFALRLPKEELAYFRANRAMIMDSASKLPTGIVGSLQQDVLAETKTSTSEDSTPNTKTIVLASNRTKQELVEDDVEDVVINKKPKKSSYKVKKGDNLFNIADKFNVEVYDLKVWNKLKKSNIQVGQTLVIFKEVAVTSSEKYAKSNRTEKEAVHSGKVKFHKVEQGDTLWNISQRYGGISVEKLKKMNGIKGNVVKAGMKIRVS